The following are from one region of the Colius striatus isolate bColStr4 chromosome Z, bColStr4.1.hap1, whole genome shotgun sequence genome:
- the ATXN7L3 gene encoding ataxin-7-like protein 3 encodes MKMEEMSLSGLDNSKLEAIAHEIYTDLVEDACLGLCFEVHRAVKCGYFFLDDTDPDSMKDFEIVDQPGVDIFGQVYNQWKNKECVCPNCSRSIAASRFAPHLEKCLGMGRNSSRIANRRIASSNNMNKSESDQEDNDDINDNDWSYGSEKKAKKRKSDKNPNSPRRSKSLKHKNGDISGNPDPFKYSNSAGISYETLGPEELRTLLTTQCGVISEHTKKMCTRSLRCPQHTDEQRRSVRVYLLGPSASLPEAEGTVENDSFEVAESQALMSRLQWDGSSDISPSDSASSKASTNNSESRKTKKKKPHLGLVSGTSGLGSSKKKKPKPPAPHTPSIYDDIN; translated from the exons ATGAAAATGGAGGAAATGTCTTTGTCTGGCCTGGATAACAGCAAACTGGAg GCCATTGCACATGAGATCTACACGGACCTGGTGGAAGATGCCTGTCTGGGCCTCTGCTTTGAAGTCCACCGGGCAGTCAAGTGTGGCTACTTCTTCCTGGATGACACAGACCCTGACAGCATGAAGGACTTTG AGATCGTGGACCAGCCTGGCGTGGACATCTTCGGGCAGGTGTATAACCAGTGGAAGAACAAGGAGTGCGTGTGCCCCAACTGCAGCCGCAGCATCGCCGCCTCCCGCTTCGCCCCCCACCTGGAGAAGTGCCTGGGCATGGGCCGCAACAGCAGCCGCATCGCCAACAGGAG GATCGCGAGCAGCAACAACATGAACAAGTCAGAGAGCGACCAGGAGGACAATGATGACATCAATGACAATGACTGGTCCTATGGCTCTGAGAAGAAAG CAAAGAAGAGGAAATCCGACAAG AACCCCAACTCGCCCCGCAGGTCCAAGTccctgaaacacaaaaatg GCGATATCAGCGGGAACCCAGACCCCTTCAAG TACAGCAACTCAGCAGGGATCAGCTACGAAACGCTGGGCCCCGAGGAGCTGCGGACGCTGCTCACCACG CAATGTGGGGTCATCTCCGAGCACACCAAGAAGATGTGCACCAG GTCCCTGCGGTGCCCGCAGCACACGGACGAGCAGCGGCGGTCGGTGCGCGTGTACCTCCTGGGGCCCTCCGC GTCCCTGCCCGAGGCAGAGGGCACCGTGGAGAACGACAGCTTCGAAGTGGCTGAGAGCCAGGCCCTCATGAGCCGGCTGCAGTGGGACGGCTCCTCCGACATCTCACCCTCCGACTCGGCCTCCTCGAAAGCCA GTACAAACAACTCTGAGTCCCGCAAGACCAAGAAGAAGAAGCCCCACCTGGGGCTGGTGAGTGGGACCTCAGGGCTGGGTTCCAGCAAGAAGAAGAAGCCCAAACCCCCTGCACCCCACACCCCCAGCATCTATGATGACATCAactga